The sequence GACCCTTTTACCTGTCTACGGTAGCGATTCAATTGAAACTCAAAAGAAAAATTATCCCACAGACAAATGTGTAGTCTCCGATGAGAAACTCGGTGCAATGGGAGATCCTATCGAAAAAACCGTAAAAACCAGCAAGGGTGACCGTCTACTTTTACTCTGCTGCAAAGGTTGTATCAAAAAAGTGGATAAAGACCCCGAAACGTATGTTAAAAAGCTCGATGATCTACAAAATAAGAAATAGACTCCTGTTCCAACCTCTTTTGTCATGCGGAAAATCCCCCTTCACACTCATACCCTGTTATTATTGATATTCCTCGGTATGAATGTACAAGCGGGAAGCGGGTTTGAATCTTGGTTAAATATCTCACTGGGGCAACGATTGGATTATGGACTTGAGGCCAAAGTCGAAACTGAACAATGGTTCGCCAGTGAGTCTCCCACTTATAAACATATTGAAATCATGCCCCAACTCATCTGGCATTATTCACCCCGTTATGATTTCACTGTTGGTTATGCGTATGATTGGACACAACAATCAAATCGCATGATCACCGTCGGCAACAGCGGCTTCTTCGACACAACTGTCAAAATTCCATTCCAAAGATTCAACCTCAGTTCACGGCAAAGATTACAGTTCGGGACGGAAGCCACCGAGGAGGACCAAAACGGATTTGTCGCCCTTTACCGACCCAAAACTGTTCTCGAATATGAAATGCCTTGGTTACCCCTACGCCTGATGCCGTTTGTGGCTGATGAGGTTTTTTTCGATATGAATACAGGGGTACTTCTTGAAAATAGGGCTCAAATCGGGGTCGCCTACCGTATCAATAAATCGTGGCGAATAGAAGTTTATGGTATGCGAGTGGACCAGTGGGATATGACGGGGGAAAATAGCAACTTCCCGGTCGCAGGACTGAACTTCGCAATGCAATTTTAAATGGCAAAACACGTGAGATAAAACAGCTCGAAAATAATTTATATGCAAAATATTCTGATCACT comes from Verrucomicrobiota bacterium and encodes:
- a CDS encoding DUF2490 domain-containing protein, yielding MRKIPLHTHTLLLLIFLGMNVQAGSGFESWLNISLGQRLDYGLEAKVETEQWFASESPTYKHIEIMPQLIWHYSPRYDFTVGYAYDWTQQSNRMITVGNSGFFDTTVKIPFQRFNLSSRQRLQFGTEATEEDQNGFVALYRPKTVLEYEMPWLPLRLMPFVADEVFFDMNTGVLLENRAQIGVAYRINKSWRIEVYGMRVDQWDMTGENSNFPVAGLNFAMQF